One region of Deltaproteobacteria bacterium CG11_big_fil_rev_8_21_14_0_20_49_13 genomic DNA includes:
- the tilS gene encoding tRNA lysidine(34) synthetase TilS, with product MDVSHAILKKMMTGHLIEPGDVLLAGVSGGVDSVVLLDLLYRFKERSATKVYAAHVNYGLRGRESKRDEAFVKKIAKKYGVPYFVTRPAKGKKGNLQNSARDLRYDFFLKIAGEVGANKIAVAHHADDQAETVLLHLARGTGLQGLSGMQEKRNLTEGISLIRPLLTFTREDILRYVKERGLKFVEDSTNRTDKYNRNVIRNKVLPELKKVNTGVISGICKTAFIISEDDRYLNDQAAFALKKASPARRPFGGDTIPHVTLKRPMLVKYNVAIMKRVLRLAYARLTGSTADLLTDHIEKMMWIIFSGTKEGQYSLPKGCEFSRRGNKISLKINV from the coding sequence ATGGACGTTTCCCACGCAATCCTAAAAAAAATGATGACCGGCCATCTGATAGAACCGGGTGATGTTCTACTTGCCGGTGTTTCGGGAGGCGTCGATTCGGTCGTGTTGTTGGACCTTCTCTATAGGTTTAAGGAGAGGTCTGCAACAAAGGTCTATGCTGCGCATGTGAATTACGGACTCAGAGGGCGCGAATCCAAAAGAGATGAAGCGTTCGTTAAAAAGATCGCGAAGAAATACGGTGTTCCCTATTTTGTGACCAGGCCGGCCAAAGGCAAAAAGGGGAACCTTCAAAATTCCGCCCGTGACCTGCGCTACGATTTTTTCTTGAAGATCGCCGGAGAGGTTGGGGCAAATAAGATAGCGGTAGCACATCATGCAGATGATCAGGCCGAGACCGTCCTTTTACACTTAGCCAGGGGAACCGGTCTTCAGGGTCTTTCCGGGATGCAGGAGAAGAGAAACCTTACGGAAGGCATTTCTCTCATAAGGCCTCTCTTAACGTTCACAAGAGAAGATATTTTAAGGTATGTGAAGGAGAGAGGACTTAAGTTCGTTGAGGATAGCACCAACAGGACCGACAAGTATAACAGGAACGTCATAAGAAATAAGGTTCTGCCGGAACTTAAAAAAGTGAACACCGGCGTTATTTCCGGCATCTGCAAAACCGCGTTCATTATCAGTGAAGATGACAGATATTTGAACGACCAGGCCGCTTTCGCTCTAAAAAAGGCGTCGCCTGCCCGCCGGCCTTTTGGCGGGGACACCATCCCACATGTTACGCTCAAACGGCCTATGCTTGTAAAATACAATGTCGCAATAATGAAAAGGGTGCTTCGCCTTGCCTATGCAAGGCTCACCGGCAGTACGGCGGACCTCCTGACCGATCATATTGAAAAGATGATGTGGATCATCTTCTCTGGCACAAAAGAAGGTCAATATAGCCTACCGAAGGGATGTGAATTTTCGCGCCGGGGCAACAAAATATCCCTTAAAATCAATGTATAA
- a CDS encoding pseudouridine synthase encodes MQERLQKILARATDLSRRSAEEAIEKGLVKVNGRVVTKLGTKADAELDRISYLGKPVRPIRQKIYIVFNKPRNIIVSKKDPEGRETIWDRLHPEMKDVLNSAGRLDYDSEGLLILTNDGDLIYKLTHPSKEVFKTYFVKVKGKVEDEKMAKLRNGIRLEDGMTEPAKINFLRMADSNACYEISIREGRNRQVRRMFLAVGHAVQRLRRTEMGEIRLGTLKVGEWRYLNKKELYYIKKILKGS; translated from the coding sequence ATGCAGGAACGCCTACAGAAGATACTGGCGAGAGCCACTGACCTTTCCCGCCGTTCGGCGGAAGAGGCGATAGAGAAGGGCCTGGTTAAGGTCAACGGCCGTGTTGTGACCAAGCTCGGAACCAAGGCCGATGCCGAGCTGGACAGGATAAGTTATTTAGGAAAACCTGTGCGGCCCATCAGACAAAAGATCTACATTGTCTTCAACAAACCAAGGAACATAATCGTTTCGAAAAAGGACCCAGAAGGGCGAGAGACCATATGGGATAGGCTTCATCCCGAGATGAAGGACGTTCTCAATTCAGCCGGAAGGCTCGATTACGATTCAGAAGGGCTTTTGATACTGACGAACGACGGCGATCTTATCTACAAGCTTACTCATCCGTCGAAAGAGGTTTTTAAGACCTACTTTGTAAAGGTAAAAGGGAAGGTCGAAGACGAAAAGATGGCAAAGCTAAGGAACGGTATCCGCCTTGAGGACGGAATGACCGAGCCGGCAAAGATAAATTTCCTGCGCATGGCGGATTCGAATGCCTGCTATGAGATATCCATAAGAGAAGGGCGCAACAGGCAGGTAAGACGCATGTTCCTGGCCGTCGGTCACGCCGTCCAGCGGTTGCGTCGAACGGAGATGGGCGAGATAAGGCTTGGCACCCTAAAGGTTGGGGAATGGCGGTATCTGAACAAAAAGGAGCTTTATTATATAAAGAAGATCCTCAAGGGTTCCTAG
- a CDS encoding threonine--tRNA ligase — protein MDLEILRHSCAHVMADAVTQFLPGVKLAIGPSIENGFYYDFDYQGTFTPEDMVKIEAKMNDIIKARVPFEKSEMTKFEAKKFFAERGEKYKLEIIDELKGDTVTIYKHGNFVDLCRGPHLKDTGEIKAFKLLKVAGVYWRGDEKREQLQRIYGTAFSDKKGLDAYLKMLEEAEKRDHRKLGTELDLFSTLDQYGAGLVLWHPKGGRIRNSIETFWKDEHYKNGYELLYTPHIGRSTLWETSGHLDFYREGMYSPMNIDGNDYYIKPMNCPFHIMVYMSKARSYRDLPLRWAELGTVYRYEKSGVLHGLLRVRGFTQDDAHIICTPDQIESEIKEVLRFSLFMWKSFGFTDIKAYLATRPEKAVGEPARWGQAIAALKAAVTEENLPYEMDEGGGAFYGPKIDLKVKDALGREWQMTTIQFDFNLPERFDMNFIGPDGAKHRPYMVHRALLGSLERFFGVLVEHYAGAFPLWLAPVQAKILLITDSQKKYGDEVAARLKKEGIRVEMDDRSEKLGLKIREAQLQKIPYMLVIGAKEAEAGKVAVRGRVKGDLGAIDIDEFIKLALEEVRSRKSEV, from the coding sequence ATGGATCTAGAAATACTCAGACACTCCTGTGCGCATGTGATGGCGGATGCGGTCACACAGTTTTTACCCGGAGTTAAGCTTGCAATAGGCCCCTCGATAGAGAACGGTTTCTATTACGACTTTGACTATCAAGGTACGTTTACGCCCGAAGACATGGTGAAGATCGAGGCCAAGATGAACGATATCATCAAGGCTAGGGTCCCGTTTGAGAAGAGCGAAATGACCAAGTTCGAGGCAAAGAAGTTCTTTGCCGAGCGCGGCGAAAAATATAAGCTCGAGATAATCGACGAGCTGAAAGGCGACACGGTCACCATCTATAAACACGGCAACTTCGTGGACCTCTGCCGCGGACCACATCTTAAGGACACAGGCGAGATAAAGGCGTTCAAGCTCCTCAAGGTGGCCGGCGTTTATTGGCGCGGCGACGAAAAGCGCGAACAGCTTCAGAGGATCTATGGCACGGCATTTTCCGATAAGAAGGGCCTCGATGCCTATCTCAAGATGCTTGAAGAGGCCGAGAAACGCGATCACAGAAAACTTGGCACGGAGCTCGATCTTTTCTCGACGCTCGATCAATACGGAGCCGGTCTTGTTCTTTGGCATCCAAAGGGCGGACGCATCCGTAATTCCATAGAGACCTTCTGGAAGGATGAACATTATAAGAACGGTTACGAGTTACTTTATACCCCACACATCGGAAGAAGTACGCTTTGGGAGACATCTGGTCACCTCGATTTTTACAGAGAAGGGATGTATTCACCGATGAACATAGACGGGAACGACTACTACATCAAGCCGATGAACTGTCCGTTCCATATCATGGTCTACATGAGCAAGGCTCGTTCCTACAGGGACCTTCCTCTCCGATGGGCGGAGCTTGGCACGGTCTACCGTTATGAAAAGAGCGGCGTTCTTCACGGTCTTCTTCGCGTTCGCGGGTTCACACAGGACGATGCGCATATCATCTGCACACCCGACCAGATTGAGAGCGAAATAAAAGAGGTGCTTCGATTCTCTCTGTTCATGTGGAAGTCGTTCGGTTTCACCGACATTAAGGCCTATCTTGCAACGCGCCCCGAAAAGGCAGTGGGCGAACCGGCGAGATGGGGCCAGGCTATAGCCGCTCTCAAGGCGGCGGTAACCGAAGAGAACCTTCCCTATGAAATGGATGAAGGCGGCGGCGCTTTTTACGGTCCCAAGATAGACCTCAAGGTAAAGGATGCCCTCGGCCGCGAATGGCAGATGACCACCATTCAGTTTGATTTCAATCTGCCGGAGCGTTTCGACATGAACTTTATCGGTCCTGATGGCGCAAAGCACAGGCCTTACATGGTTCATAGAGCGCTCCTTGGAAGTTTAGAGCGTTTCTTCGGTGTTCTCGTTGAGCATTACGCAGGCGCTTTTCCATTATGGCTCGCGCCAGTTCAGGCGAAGATACTGCTTATAACGGACAGCCAGAAGAAATACGGTGATGAGGTCGCGGCAAGGCTCAAGAAAGAAGGAATTCGCGTGGAGATGGATGACAGGAGCGAAAAATTGGGCCTGAAGATCCGCGAAGCACAGCTCCAAAAGATCCCTTACATGCTTGTCATCGGCG